Below is a window of Halococcus saccharolyticus DSM 5350 DNA.
GGGATTCTATCACCGAAGATGGATGGAGCGAATTGATTCACGACTTGTATCTAAGTGCAGAAAGTGATCGATACTCTCTTTATCTCAAGTTGATGGAGAGAAACAAGCGGAAAATCAAGGAATCAGCTCAGACTATCGACAAATGGTTCACGATCATCGCTAATACAAACATCTACTTTCTGTATTGGTTGACAATTAAAAAGTTGATTGCTGAAATAAGGGAGTCTGGGGTTCGAGAGGTATTTGAAAATGACACATCACATGAAGCGTACAACTTATCAGAGTTGGAATAGTCCGATGTCTCTATATTCCTCACATGCTAGTAGATAGTGAGATAGGCCCTACGTGCTGATTACGTGCCCGTAGTCGGCACATTACTCACATCAGCCGTTGTGGAGTTTAGCGGAACCAAACGAACGATTTCTCGCTTGGTACTCCCGATGAACACCGTTTCGAGTGCCGCCAGTAGACTTATTCGATCACGCGGCCCAAATTCGCCAGCATGAACGTGGTGGTCGTCGGGGGCGGCATCGTTGGGCTCTCGTCCGCGCACGCGCTCGCCGAGGCCGGTGCGGACGTGACCCTCTGTGAGAGCGGCTCGCTCGGAACGGGGAGCACCGCCCGCTCGGCGGGCGGGATCAGAACCCAGTTCTCGACGCCGATCAACGTCCGTCTCTCGATCGAGAGCCTGCGGGTCTGGGACCGGTTCGAGGCGGCGTTCGGCGTCGACATCGCCCACCGGCGGCCAGGCTATCTCTTCCTCGCCCGGACCCCCGAGACGGCCGATCGTTTCCGCGAGAACGTGGCGATGCAGCACGACCTCGGCGTGGACAGCGAGTTCCTCTCGCCCGCCGAGGCCGTCGAGCGCTGTCCAGGCCTCGATGCCGACCAATTCGTCGGGGCGACCTACAACGCTGCCGACGGGTTCGCCGACCCGAACCTTGCCGTCCAGGGGTACGCGACGAGCGCTCGGGAGGCCGGCGTCGACATCCGAACGGGGACGCCCGTCGTCGATCTCGTCACCGACGGCGACGGGGTCACGGGCGTCGAAACCGACGCCGAACGGATCGACGCGGATTTCGTGGTCAACGCTGCGGGCGCGTGGGCAGCGGCCGTCGCCGACCTGGCGGGAGTCGATCTCCCGATCCACCCGCGCCGCCGGCAGGTCGCGGTCGTTGATCCCAGCCGCCCCCTGTCGGCGGACGTCCCCCTGACGATCGATCTCGAACGAGGGTCGTACTTCCGACCCGAACGGGACGGGGCCGCGCTGGTCGGCGGTCACTTCGCCGAGACCGAGTCCGACGTCGATCCGGACGCCTACTCGGACTCGATGGATCTCGACTGGGCGGCCACGGCGGTCGAACGTGCGGCAGCGTACACGAACTACTTCGACGGCGACTCGCGCATCCGCCGCGGGTGGGCCGGGCTGTACGCCGTGACGCCGGATCACCACCCAATCGTCGAAGAAACGGTGCCTGGCCTGATTACCGCGGCCGGGTTCTCGGGCCACGGGTTCCAGCACGCGCCCGCCACCGGTCGCCTGGTGGCCGAGCTCTGCACCGACGGCGAGGCGTCGCTGGTCGACATCGAGCCGCTGTCGAGTCGCCGTTTCGACGACGAGGGCGACGAACTCGTCGAACAGAACGTCGCCTGAAGTCCGGATTGTGCGTCGGCATATTCGACGTTCCGGGGCCGACGCCACACGCTGGAGGGGGGATGAGGGTTTTTGCGCTTCCGGCGCGGATTGCGGGGGAGAGCCATGACGCGCAGCATCGATCACGTCACGTTCACGGGCAGCGACCTCGAACGCCTGCAGGAGGCCTTCGAGACGGCCGGCTTCGAGCCGACGTACGGCGGTTCGCACTCGAACGGGGTCACACACATGGCGCTCGTGGGCTTCGAGGACGGGTCGTACGTCGAACTGATCGCGAAGCACGACCCCGACGCCACAGCGCCGTGGTGGGACGAGCAGATCGACGGCGACGCCGGGGCGACCGCGTGGGCGGTGCCGACCGACGGGAGCGACGCCACGGCCGCACGGCTCCGCGAGGCGGGGTTCGTCGTCCACGGACCGACGGAGTACGCGCGTGAGCGCCTGGACGGGGAACCAGTCGAATGGCGTTTGACCGTCGTCGGTGAGGGGCCCCAAGGTAGTCGATACCCGATGGTGGTCGAGGACCGCACGCCGCTCGACCGGCGCACGTCGATCACCGAACCAGCCGAGGAGACCGGGATCGGCGGGCTCTCGACAACGGTCGTGGGGACCGACGAGTTCGAGACGACCGTCGAGGGGTTCGAGGCGTTCTTCGGGACGGAACCGTCGACGATCACCGAGTCAACAGGGTTCGGGGCCCGCATCGCCCATTTCCGGGATGCGCCGGTGGCCGTCGCGTCGCCGCTCGACGAGACGTGGCTCGCCGAGCGCGTCGCAGCGCGTGGAACGCTCCCCTGTGCGTACCTGCTCGACGTCACGGACCCCGCGACGGTCCGCGACCGCTTCGCCCTCGATGGGACGACCGACTGGAACGAGGACGTGGTCCACTGGCTCGATCTCGACGTTCCCGGTCGCCTGGGCGTTCGCGAGGCAGAGGTCACAGCGCGATAGGACGCCATCCGAACGGGCGACGACGGAAGCGATCGTTCCACCAGCACCCTTTTCCCCCGGCTCGTCGTCGGGGGAGACATGACGAACGCGACGCTGCACACCAACCGGGGCGACATCGAGGTCGAACTCCACGACGAGCGCGCGCCGCGAACGGTCGAGAACTTCGTCGGACTCGCAACTGGCGATCAGGAGTGGGAAGACAACGGCGACACAGTCGAGAAGCCGCTGTACGACGACGTGGCCTTCCACCGCGTGATCGAGGGGTTCATGATTCAGGGTGGTGACCCCGACGAATCGGGTCGTGGCGGGCCGGGCTACACCTTCGACGACGAGTTCCACGACGAGCTCCGCCACGACTCGGCCGGAACGCTCTCGATGGCGAACTCGGGGCCCGATACGAATGGCTCGCAGTTCTTCATCACGCTCGACGCCCAGTCCCACCTCGACGACCGCCACGCGGTGTTCGGCGAGGTCACCGACGGCATGGACGTCGTCCGCGAGATCGGCGCGGTCCCGACCGACGCGAACGATCAGCCCCAGGAAGAGGTCGTTCTCGAATCGGTCGAGATCCACGACTGAGGCCACAAGCACCAGTCCACGAATTGAGCCGGATGGCGAACGTCCGCCAACTCGTCCGGCGAAACATCTATGATGTACTGGACGGATACCCGTCGGTATGGCCGACGATACCACGGCGCGCTGTCTGAAGTGTGGGTTCGAAGCCGCAGGCAGAAACCAGTGGGATTCGGTCGACGCGCCACCGTTGGGTGCACTCACACAGTGTCCCGAGTGCGGGAGTACCGACATCTACACGCGCTCGTAACGCCGGGACGGCCGGCTGCAGTGTGCCTCGACGGGTTCGACGGCCGCCAGCCGAACGGTAAACGGAAACCGATCGAGACCTGATATCGGAGTATGGCCGACGAACCCGTCGATCCGAGCGACATCGGCGAACGCGACGCGCCGCCGGTCGCGGAGAAACCTTACAAGATCATCTTCGAAGCGAACAAATGCATCGCGGCAGGCAAGTGTGCGGAGGTGTCGGACAACTGGACGATGAGCCTGACGAGCGAGATTGCCCAGCCCGAATCGTACTTCATCGGCGAGGAGGACCTCGACGCGAACGTCGAGGCGGCCGAGGTCTGTCCCGCAAAGAAAGATCGGGGTGTGATCCACGTGGTCGACCGCCGGACGAACGAGGAGATCGCGCCCGATCCCGAGGGCGACGGCACGCTCTCGGTCGATTGGTAGCCCGGAGACCGAAACCGACTTTTCTCCGAGTGCGTAGGAGCGGACGGGCGAGGGTGGCCGAGTCTGGCCAAAGGCGGCGGGCTTAAGACCCGCTCTCTCAGGAGTTCGTGCGTTCAAATCGCATCCCTCGCACTTTTGCGTCGATCGCCGAACAGCGACGATTTTATCACGATTCCCCATGAGCACCCGGATGATGGACTCCGACCTCCTCGCCGACGGGCCGGCCGACCGTCTCGTTCGAGTCGCCCGCACCGCGACCGGCGACAGCCTCCGCTCGGTCACCTACTTCACCAGAAGTGACTACGACCAGCTCTACCTCCGGGACGATCTCGAACAGGACGCCGACCTGATGAGTTTCATCGGTCACGAGTGGCACGACTTCAAGAACACCCGCAACGCCTACCAGAACTCCGAGTTGGGGACCTACCGCCACACCATCCGAGTGTTCGAAAACGGCTTTCTCCTCCGGATCACCACCGACCGCGACGGCGTGTTCGTGACCACCGACGGACTGACGATGCAGGACTTCGAGGCGGTCGCGAACGCAGTTACCACCGTTCTGGAAGACCGCACCGAGTAGTTTCTCGGAGCGGGTGACGACGTGCTTTTGACCAGCAAGGGCGAACCGACCACATGACCAACGACGCGCCCAGCACCGACGGGTTCGACAGTCATAGCGCGTTCGAGCCGACCGACGACGGGTTCGCGCTTACTACCATCCCGTTCGACAGCCAGGCCGAGGCCACTGAGTCGGGCTACCGAATCGATATCCACGTCCCGACGCTCGACGCTGCCACCGAGGAGTCGGTCGCGGAAGCGGTACGGGAGGGCTGGTTCGAGACGTTCGAACGCCGGCTCGCGGACGCCGGCGGCGTGACGCGCGGGAACGTCGACGTTCCGGCACCGTCCGTCGAGCGCGACGCTGGCACAGTGAGGGTCACGTTCGCGTTCGAGCACGACGATCTGGCGGGGGCGGCCGATGCCGCGAAGGCGCTGGCGGAGTACGTCGAGGGAACGTACGTCGAGGGGATCGTGCCCGGCTACACCTACGAGCCGCCGGTCGCCGATCTGCTCGCCCGAGCACGTCAGCAGGGTGATGGCGAAGGGTCGAGCGGGGCGATGCCGCTCTGAATGCGAGCGTGGACGAACGGATCAGGCGTCGCCGGCCGCACGGCTCGTGTCGCCGGCGATGATCCGACGAACGTCGCCGAGGACGCCGAAGTCCGCGAGTGCCACTACCCGATCGCCCTCTTCGAGTGAGTCGTCGGCGTGAGGGAGTCCGAGCGCCGACCCCTCCTTGCCGAACGCCAACAGCCGGGCGTCGCCGGGGAGTTCGAGTTCGCTCAGAGTGTACCCGCGGGTCGGTGAGTCCGGCGTGATGGTGAACTCCACGAGCTGGAGATGGTGGGCGATGTCGGCGATCGCGCGGATCGTCCCGCCGAGCAGGGCGTTTTTCGCGCCGATCGCGCCGAGGCGTTCGGGGTAGATCACCTCGTCGACCTCCGCGGCGTACTTCCGGTAGATCCCTTCGTACTCGTCGTTGTCGATGCGCATCACGGTCCGACACCCACGGGATTTGGCGATCAGACACGCCATGATGTTGGTGGTCACGTCGCCGGTCAGCGCCCCCACTGCGTCGGCCTCCTCGATCCCAGCGTCGACGAGGTCGTCCTCGTTTCCGCCGTCGCCGTCGAGGATGTCGACGATCTCGAGACGTTCGCCCCAGAGGCGTTCAAGCTGGTCGGGATCGTTCTCGATCACGGTCCCCTCGTGGCCCTCCTCGGCGAGCACTCTCGCTGTTCGGAGCCCGACCCGGCCGGCACCCACGATGACGAATCGCATACCTCCCGTACACCGAGGACTACCAATAACCTTACTCCGCTCGCGGCTCCGCGGACCGACCCGGCTCCTCAGTCGTCGCCCGCGATCGATGCGCGCTGTCGGTCGAGTTCGGGCGTCGGCTCGGCGTAGACGTGCTCGAACAGTTCGTCGCTCTCGGGGTCGGGGATCGCCTCGGCGGTCTCGACCGCATCGGCGAGTTCGTCGTCAGCGTCGTCCTCGCACCGCTCGACGAACGTCTCGTCGATCACGTCCCGGTCGGTGAGATACTCGGTGAACCGCTCGACCGGATCGCGGGTGCGCCACGCCGGGAGATCGGGATCGTCGTCGCGGTAGCGACTCGGGTCGTCGCTCGTGGTGTGTGCGCCCCGGCGGTAGGTCAGGCTCTCGACGAGTACCGGCTCGCCGTCGCGAGCGCGATCAAGGGCAGCCTCGATCATCTCTCGCACCGCGAGCGGGTCCATCCCGTCGACCTGTGCGCCCTCGAATCCATATGCTGTGGCTTTCTCGGCGATACTCGGGCTCGCAGTCTGGCGTTCCCGCGGCAGGGAGATCGCCCAGCCGTTGTTCTCACAGAGGAAGACGACCGGCGCGTCGAACACGCCCGCGAAGTTCATCGCCTCGTGGAAATCGCCCTCCGACGTCGCGCCGTCGCCGAAATCACAGACGATCGCGTGGTCGTTTTCCATGTGGTCGGCGGCCATCCCCGCACCGACGGCGTGAGGGAGTTGGGTCGCGATCGGTACTGCTTGCGGGAAGATCGGGAGATCGTGATCGGAGTTGAACTCGGGATGGCCACGCCGGAACGCGAGCAGGTCGCTCATCGGGACCCCGCGGGCGAGCTGCATCGCGTTCGAGCGGTAGGTGGGGAACAGCCAGTCGTCGCTCGCGAGTGCGTGGGCCGTCCCGACCTGAGTGGCCTCCTGGCCCGCAAAGGGTGGATAGCCACTCATCCAGCCACGGCGCTGGAGCGCCACGGCGCGCTCGTCGAACCGCCGCGCGCGGATCATATCCCGGAGCAGGTCGCGCGCGTCGTCGGCATCGAACTGGGTCGCTTCGAGATCGCGCTCACCGATGACCCGGTGCATATCTGCTCTCCCACGGGCCCGCCCGAAAGCCGTTCCGATACGCCGAAGTCCCGCGGGCCCCGATGGGCGATATGGTCTCGGTTGCCGACCTCGTCGGGCTCGCCGTGGTCGTCGGCGTCAACGCCGCCATCGCTGCGCTCGCCACGCGCTTCATCCGCGTCCGGCTCGACACCCAGTGGGGCGTCGCGCTCTACATCGCCCTGCTCGTTCCGGCTGCGCTGTTCGTGACGACGCTGATCGCGACCGGTCCCGTGGGACTCGGCCCGGATCTCGGCGGCGCAACGGCGGTGCTCGGTGTCGCGGTCGCGCTGCCGTTCGCGCTCGGCGTCGCGTTCGATTACTTCTGGATGCCGGCTCCTGAGGAAGTCGAACTCCCCGACACGCTCCGTGAGTCTTGAGTTCGCCACTACAGCCGCCACAGCTGCCACAGCCGCTACGACCGCCACACCCGCCGCAGCCGCCACAGTCCCCGCTCCACCGCACAATCGACAGTTGTGGTATGTTCACAATCTCCACTCGAAACAGGCGGGTCGAACCACGACGACTCGAAGCGAGTTTTTTAACTAAGGCTACCGTCTGAGCACGGCCATGGGGAGTGCTTGCGTCATCAGGGGCGAGATTCCAGCCGACGAGTTCGCGCTCTACGAGGCGCTCTCGTCGTCGCCCGACATCGAGTTCGAGGTCGAACGCATCATTGAGACCGGAACGGATGCCGCAATGCCGCTCGTGTGGGTCCGGGGGGCCGACCACGAGGCCGTTGCGGACGTCTTCGAGAACGATCCGAGCGTGCGGGAGATCGAACTCCTCTCGGAGTTCGACAACGAGCAGCTCTACCGGATGGAGTGGATCTCAGAGGTCGATCTCGTTCTCCAGATGCTCACGAACTCCGAGGCGACCATCACCGACGCGTACGGCACCGACGGCCGGTGGCATCTCCGTGTGCTCTATCCCGATCGCGAGTCGTTGACGAAGACGACCGAGTTCCGGGACGAGCAGGGACTGACGTTCGACATCACCGCGATCCGTGAGCTCGAAGGTGAACCGGCGGGCCGGTACGGTCTGACCAAAGAGCAGTTCGAGGCGCTCGAAGCCGCGCTCGAAGCGGGCTACTACGAGGTCCCGCGCGACGTTGATCAGAATGAACTCGCCGAGAAACTGGGGATCTCCCACCAGGCGCTCTCCGAACGCCTCCGGCGTGCGACCGGCGCGCTCGTCGAGGACGCGCTGCTGGTCGGGGCCGTCCCGGACCACGATGCAAAGTCCTGAAACGGGATTTCCCACCTGTTTGCGAGCGACCGTACCACGGAACTGTGCTTTCATTCGCAACCTCAACGGATACAAGTGATTCGCCGAGTAGTGATGGCAATGAGTCTGATCGGCGCGCTGCCGTCCGCTCCGCTGGATCGAGCGGATGCCGAGACGATACGCGCCCGCAACGACGTGGATGCGCTCATCGTGCTCGGTACTTCGTCGATGTACGCCCGTCGGAGTCGGTACGACGACCCTGCAACCGAGGCCGTTGTGCTCGTCGACGGTGACGTATGCGGCCTCTCGTACGACGAATCCGGCTGGTCTCGGGAAGTACTTCGCCGCGACGCCGATCGTCACGAACACCTCGAAGCCACGCTCCAGTGGTCGTCGGGGTAACGTCGCCGGCGCGTACCGGCGGTGATGGAGTCGTCGAGCGGGAGTTTGGACGGCGACCCGCTCGATGGGCTACTCGGCGGCCGCGTCGAGCAGCCGTTCGACCGCCGACTCGGCCGATTCGAGGACCGCCTCGGGCGACTGGCTCGCGTCGATCCGCACGAACCGCTCGGGTTCGTACTCGATGAGCTGTTCGTAGTTTGCCCGAACTCTGTCGAGATATTCCGCCTGCTCGAACTTGTTGGTCGCGCCGCTTCGCGCCGCCCCCTTCTCGGGATCGAGATCGAGATAGATCGTCGCATCCGGCGGGCGCGTCCACGGCTGATGGACCCCGCGAACGTACTCCATCGGGCGTCTCACCTGTCCGTCGAGCGCCGCGCCCTGATAGGCGTACCGCGAATCGGAGTACCGATCCGAGATCACGATGTCGCCGGCGTTGAGCGCGGGGCGCACAGTAGATGAGAGGTGGGCGGCGTGGTCGGCCGTGTACAGAAAGAGTTCGGCGAGCGGGTCGGCCTCGGGATCACCGATCGACCGTGCGACCGCTTCGCCGTACCACGAGTCAGTCGGCTCGCGGGTGAACGTGGCGTCGACGGTGTCGTGGAGTGCCTCCCAAACCGTGGTCTTCCCACTGCCGTCGATCCCTTCAAGCGTGATGAGCATACCGCGTCTTCGCCCGCCGACGGGTAAGCCTTCCCTGCCGGTGACGGTGGTTTTAGGTCAGTTCCACGAGTAGTCACGGTATGGACGTACTCGTGACCGGTGGCGACGGCTTCGTTGGACGACATCTGTGTGACGAACTGGCGGATCGCGGCCACGACGTGACGGCGCTCTCGCGTGATCCCGATCCATCGGTGTTCGAGGCGGATGTCGAGACCGCGATCGGCGACGTAACCGCCTACGACTCGATGGAAGGGGCGTTCGCGGACCAGGATGCGGTCGTGAATCTCGTCGCGCTCTCGCCACTCTTCCAGCCCTCGGGCGGCGACGAACAGCACTTCGAAATCCATCTCGGTGGCACCGAAAACGCCGTCCGAGCCGCCGAGGAACACGGCGTCGAACGGCTCGTCCAGATGAGCGCGCTCGGGGCCGACCCCCAGGGATCGACGGCGTACATCCGATCGAAGGGCGAGGCCGAGCAGGTAGTACGGGACTCGGCGCTCGACTGGACGATCTTCCGGCCATCGGTGGTGTTCGGGGACGGCGGCGAGTTCGTCTCGTTCACGAAGAAACTCACGCCGCCGTACCTCGCACCGCTGCCCCGCGGCGGCCGTACCCGATTCCAGCCGATCTGGATCGGCGACCTCGTGCCGATGCTCGCCGACGCTGTGACGGAGGACGGTCACACCGGCGAGACCTACGAGATCGGCGGGCCGGCGACCCTGACGCTCGCTGACGTCGCCAAACTCGCCTACCGGGCGGAGGGGAAGTCCGTCTCGATCGTTCCGGTGCCGATGGGGCTCACGAAGCTCGGGATGGGACTCGCCGACCCGCTGCCGGTGATCCCGTTCGGCTCGGACCAGGCGCGCTCGCTCGAAATGGACAACACGGTCGCCGACAACGACGTCGCCGCATTCGGCCGCGACGTCACCGATTTGCAGTCACTCGCCGACTACCTCGGCGTTGCGTGACCCCTGATCGTTGGTAGCGTCGCCGACGGCAGCCTCCTTCTCCACGCCGACCGGCACCCATTTGACGCCGAGCGGCCGAGCCTGACGCATGCGCGTCGTCGTTCCGTTCGCGGCCGAGCAGCCGAAGACTCGGCTCGCGGACGTGTTTACGCCCGCCGAGCGGCGGGAACTCGCCCGCGTCATGCTGGACGACGTTCTCCGTGCGCTCCGTGAGGCCGGCCACACGCCCGAAGTGCTCACGACGGCCACGATCGACGTGAACGTACCCACGATCGTCGACGATCGTCCACTGAACGCGGCCGTCAATGCGGTGTTGGCGGACGGATCGCCGGTCGCGGTGGTGATGGCAGACCTCCCGCTCGCGACCCCTGACGCGTTCGCGCGGCTGTTCGCGTCCGATGCCGACGTGGTGCTCGCGCCCGGCCGAGGTGGCGGGACGAACGCGTTCGTGACGCGTCACTCCAGCTTCCGGGTCGACTACCACGGCGCGTCGTACCGAGACCACCGCGAACGCGCCCGCGAGGTCGGCGCGAGCGTCGCGACGATCGATTCCCATCGGCTCGCGACCGATGTCGACGAATCCACGGATCTCGTCGAAGTGCTGCTCCACGGAACTGGCGAGACGCGTCGATGGCTCGAAGAACGAGGCGTTCGACTCGACACGAGCGGGGACGGTCGTGTCGGTATCCGGCGAGACGATACGACCGCTGTGTAGCAGGATGAAGGGACAGAGACGGGCTGAATCGGGTGAGAGTTGGGACAATCCTTTCAAGGAGACGTCACCGAGGACGAACTGCGCGAACCCGCTTCCCCGGTTCGCGCGCGGGGTGACTGTCGGCTGTGGTGCCCGCCGCTCCCGGCCCGGTATCCCCCACTCCCCTCCTTGGATACCGGGCATCCCCGCTGAGTGAGTGCCTTTTAGCCGTCCGGGTTCCTCGCCGAAGCCATGCAAGAGGCCGACACGCGCGACCCACTCGACGCTCTCGACGTCACGACGCGAGATGTCGACCGGCTATGTAGCGTCGAGCCGGCGGACGTCGATCCCGCTCCCCACCTCTCGTTCGCGCGCAACGTCTTCCTCCCGCTGACCACGGCATGTCGGTACACCTGTACCTACTGCACGTACTTCGACCCGCCCGGTGAGGCCAGCCTGATGAGCCGCGAGGACGTCCGACAGGTGCTCGAAACCGGAGCCGACGCCGGCTGCACCGAGGCGCTGTTCACCTTCGGCGACAAGCCCGACGACCGCTACGCGGCGATCCACGATCAGCTCGACGCGTGGGGTCACGACTCGATCCACGAGTATCTCTACGAGATGTGCGAACTCGCGCTCGACGTCGGGCTCCTCCCCCACAGCAACCCTGGCGACCTCCAGCACGACGAGATGGCGATGCTCGCCGAGGTGAACGCCTCGATGGGCGTCATGCTCGAAACCACCGCCGATGTCGACGCGCACGCCGGCCCCCGGCAGAAGACCCCCGAACAGCGCCTCGACACCATCCGCGCGGCCGGCGAGGTCGGGATCCCCTTCACCACCGGGATTCTGGTAGGAATTGGCGAAAGCTGGAAGGATCGGGCCGAATCGCTGCTGGCGATCCGCGAACTCAACGAGCGCTACGGCCACATCCAGGAGGTGCTCGTCCAGCCCGTTGTCGAGAACGAACGCTGGAACAGCCCGACGCCCGACGCCGGGACGCTCCGGCGCGCGGTCGCGATGGCACGCGTTGCGCTCCCCGAGGAGGTGTCGATCCAGGTGCCACCGAACCTCGCGCCCGTCCGCGAGGTGCTCGACTGCGGCGTCGACGACCTTGGCGGGGTGTCGCCCGTGACCGACGACCACATCAATCCCGACTACGCGTGGCCGGGTCTCGACGAACTCGAAGCCATCACTGGAGAGGCCGGCGTCCCGCTCGGCGAGCGCCTGCCGGTGTACAAGCGATTCGTCGACGACGGCGACTGGATCGACGAACGGATCGAGACGGCGATCGCCGCCGACACCGTCCACGGCGAGCGGTTCCGATCGGTGCTCGAATACGGCGAGAATCCTGCCGAGGTCTGAGTCCCCGTCTCCAATCCAGACTGCGGCCAGAAGCGAGAGCGCCGAGGCTCCGTTACCGGCGGCCGGCGGGTTCGCGTTCGCGGTCTCGATCGGCGTCGGAGCGCGACCGCGAATCGGCTCGCTCCGGTGTGGGGTCGTATCGCTCGGTCTCGTCGCCTGTTGTCGATTCGTCATCGAACTCGACGGTGAGCGGCCGTGCGAGTCGGGCAGCCGCGGTCGCGGCCAGGTCCCGTGCTCGGGCCATCGTCCCCGGTTCGGGTGGAGACTGTGTTTCGAGTTCGCTCCCCTCGCGCACGAGGAGGTCGCGGTCGTCGAGTTCGGCGAGCGCGCGGTCGATCGCCGCGTCGTCGGGATCGAGCGCGGTCGAGAGTTCCCGGCGAGTGAGGCGCTCCTCACGGAGCGTCTCGTCGACCTGGCGTGTGACGTAGTCGTGGTAGACATCCCGACCGTCGGGAGTCTCGTCGGTGTCGTCGTCGCCGACGGTGAGTCCCTCGTGACGGAGCGTCTGGACTGCGTCGAGGCTGATCCACCCGCCGATGGCCGCGAAAAGCACCGGCAGCCACCACGTGCCAGTGCCACCGAGCACGAACAGGGCAACGCTGGAGAGCAGCGCCACGAGACCGAACCCAAACGATCTGACCTCGCCACGGAGATCGTACACCTCCGAGAGGAGTTCGGACAGACCGAGAACTACGGTCATAACGAGGCTGGTCCCCATCTGTGCGATCGATCCATCGAGAAACCAGAACGTGATCGCGACGAATCCGAGCCAGGTCAGTATCGCCCGGAAACCGATCCGATCCTGGATCGCGGCGCGGACGGAGTCGGCCATCGATCACCGGTTCTCATCCTGTGTAATTAACTCCTCGCCTCGCCGATCGTTTCGGATCGACGAACGGACGACGGCTCGTCAGGAGCGTGGATCGGAACACTCCGTGCGAACCGATCGTTCTTCCGGAATATCTCGGTTATTCAACATGGTTCGTCGCAGACGGATGCGTGGTGAGGACACGAATGGCCAAATCCACACGACGCGAGCTGCTGAAACTGACCGGAGCGACGGCGGCAGCTGCGGTCGGCGTCCCGAGCGTCGGTCTTGCGCAGGACGACACGCCCGACACCGAGTGGACGGCTGTGGAATCGCCAACCACGAAGACACTGAACGGTGCGGTCGATACTGCCGAAGGCCCGTTCGTGGTCGGGGCGGGCGGCGACGTACTCGCCCGTCGGAAAGACGGCTGGCAGAAGGTCGTCGAGTACGGTCCACAGGCGCGGAGTCGCCCGCTGACCGGGGTCGACGTGACCGACGACGGCAAGGCGCTCTGGTTCGTCGGTGGCTCGGGCGTGATCGGCGAGTACCGCGTCGACACCGAGACGCTCACGAACTACTCCGCGCCGAAGG
It encodes the following:
- a CDS encoding NAD(P)/FAD-dependent oxidoreductase encodes the protein MNVVVVGGGIVGLSSAHALAEAGADVTLCESGSLGTGSTARSAGGIRTQFSTPINVRLSIESLRVWDRFEAAFGVDIAHRRPGYLFLARTPETADRFRENVAMQHDLGVDSEFLSPAEAVERCPGLDADQFVGATYNAADGFADPNLAVQGYATSAREAGVDIRTGTPVVDLVTDGDGVTGVETDAERIDADFVVNAAGAWAAAVADLAGVDLPIHPRRRQVAVVDPSRPLSADVPLTIDLERGSYFRPERDGAALVGGHFAETESDVDPDAYSDSMDLDWAATAVERAAAYTNYFDGDSRIRRGWAGLYAVTPDHHPIVEETVPGLITAAGFSGHGFQHAPATGRLVAELCTDGEASLVDIEPLSSRRFDDEGDELVEQNVA
- a CDS encoding VOC family protein; amino-acid sequence: MTRSIDHVTFTGSDLERLQEAFETAGFEPTYGGSHSNGVTHMALVGFEDGSYVELIAKHDPDATAPWWDEQIDGDAGATAWAVPTDGSDATAARLREAGFVVHGPTEYARERLDGEPVEWRLTVVGEGPQGSRYPMVVEDRTPLDRRTSITEPAEETGIGGLSTTVVGTDEFETTVEGFEAFFGTEPSTITESTGFGARIAHFRDAPVAVASPLDETWLAERVAARGTLPCAYLLDVTDPATVRDRFALDGTTDWNEDVVHWLDLDVPGRLGVREAEVTAR
- a CDS encoding peptidylprolyl isomerase codes for the protein MTNATLHTNRGDIEVELHDERAPRTVENFVGLATGDQEWEDNGDTVEKPLYDDVAFHRVIEGFMIQGGDPDESGRGGPGYTFDDEFHDELRHDSAGTLSMANSGPDTNGSQFFITLDAQSHLDDRHAVFGEVTDGMDVVREIGAVPTDANDQPQEEVVLESVEIHD
- a CDS encoding DUF7522 family protein, whose product is MDSDLLADGPADRLVRVARTATGDSLRSVTYFTRSDYDQLYLRDDLEQDADLMSFIGHEWHDFKNTRNAYQNSELGTYRHTIRVFENGFLLRITTDRDGVFVTTDGLTMQDFEAVANAVTTVLEDRTE
- a CDS encoding DUF5813 family protein, which produces MTNDAPSTDGFDSHSAFEPTDDGFALTTIPFDSQAEATESGYRIDIHVPTLDAATEESVAEAVREGWFETFERRLADAGGVTRGNVDVPAPSVERDAGTVRVTFAFEHDDLAGAADAAKALAEYVEGTYVEGIVPGYTYEPPVADLLARARQQGDGEGSSGAMPL
- a CDS encoding potassium channel family protein; its protein translation is MRFVIVGAGRVGLRTARVLAEEGHEGTVIENDPDQLERLWGERLEIVDILDGDGGNEDDLVDAGIEEADAVGALTGDVTTNIMACLIAKSRGCRTVMRIDNDEYEGIYRKYAAEVDEVIYPERLGAIGAKNALLGGTIRAIADIAHHLQLVEFTITPDSPTRGYTLSELELPGDARLLAFGKEGSALGLPHADDSLEEGDRVVALADFGVLGDVRRIIAGDTSRAAGDA
- a CDS encoding thiamine pyrophosphate-dependent enzyme, coding for MHRVIGERDLEATQFDADDARDLLRDMIRARRFDERAVALQRRGWMSGYPPFAGQEATQVGTAHALASDDWLFPTYRSNAMQLARGVPMSDLLAFRRGHPEFNSDHDLPIFPQAVPIATQLPHAVGAGMAADHMENDHAIVCDFGDGATSEGDFHEAMNFAGVFDAPVVFLCENNGWAISLPRERQTASPSIAEKATAYGFEGAQVDGMDPLAVREMIEAALDRARDGEPVLVESLTYRRGAHTTSDDPSRYRDDDPDLPAWRTRDPVERFTEYLTDRDVIDETFVERCEDDADDELADAVETAEAIPDPESDELFEHVYAEPTPELDRQRASIAGDD
- a CDS encoding helix-turn-helix domain-containing protein yields the protein MGSACVIRGEIPADEFALYEALSSSPDIEFEVERIIETGTDAAMPLVWVRGADHEAVADVFENDPSVREIELLSEFDNEQLYRMEWISEVDLVLQMLTNSEATITDAYGTDGRWHLRVLYPDRESLTKTTEFRDEQGLTFDITAIRELEGEPAGRYGLTKEQFEALEAALEAGYYEVPRDVDQNELAEKLGISHQALSERLRRATGALVEDALLVGAVPDHDAKS
- the tmk gene encoding dTMP kinase, translated to MLITLEGIDGSGKTTVWEALHDTVDATFTREPTDSWYGEAVARSIGDPEADPLAELFLYTADHAAHLSSTVRPALNAGDIVISDRYSDSRYAYQGAALDGQVRRPMEYVRGVHQPWTRPPDATIYLDLDPEKGAARSGATNKFEQAEYLDRVRANYEQLIEYEPERFVRIDASQSPEAVLESAESAVERLLDAAAE